From the genome of Streptomyces sp. NBC_01317, one region includes:
- a CDS encoding 2'-5' RNA ligase family protein gives MTPHLLSRTNSLEAERRAYGWPAGRADLHWHVLFDPAVVQERLVVPYREITHRAGVAPVEARWVHATVMHGGPVERYEAGEIGAITERVRQEAADIEPFDLVLDRPTISRLGVECTARAGAPARRLWELTTRIDAEVTGARFPTIPSVYYPHLSLAYGVAGEERADRRAMKAAMPDLDPPGEPVVLRAERMSLVAQSHDRQFITWNHLADVPLHGGR, from the coding sequence ATGACACCCCACCTGCTATCACGCACCAACTCGTTAGAAGCGGAGCGGCGGGCGTACGGGTGGCCGGCGGGGCGGGCCGATCTGCACTGGCATGTGCTGTTCGACCCGGCGGTTGTGCAGGAGCGGTTGGTCGTCCCGTACCGGGAGATCACCCATCGGGCCGGGGTTGCTCCGGTGGAAGCGCGCTGGGTGCACGCGACGGTCATGCACGGTGGTCCGGTGGAGAGGTACGAGGCGGGGGAGATCGGCGCGATCACCGAACGGGTCCGCCAGGAGGCCGCGGACATCGAGCCTTTCGACCTGGTCCTCGACCGTCCGACGATCAGCCGGCTCGGGGTGGAGTGCACCGCCCGTGCCGGGGCGCCGGCCCGCCGCCTGTGGGAGCTGACCACCAGAATCGACGCCGAGGTCACCGGCGCCCGTTTCCCCACGATCCCCAGCGTCTACTACCCGCATCTGTCTCTGGCGTACGGCGTGGCGGGTGAGGAGCGTGCCGACCGCAGAGCGATGAAGGCGGCGATGCCGGATCTGGATCCGCCGGGTGAGCCGGTGGTGCTGCGGGCGGAGAGGATGTCGCTGGTCGCGCAGTCGCACGACCGGCAGTTCATCACCTGGAACCACCTCGCGGACGTGCCGCTCCACGGCGGCCGCTGA
- a CDS encoding transposase family protein: protein MVNRVVLAHRLFTGISRRHLARLVEELAVPWQAGVEGRRHAARGGARKRAAGAGARHQLVFVDRLVVTLIHLRHDLPHSVLGLLFGVDRSTTTRAIGEMRRLLAERGCAVPGTPGLRLRTLPDVFAYAQAEGVELRLDATEIQVRRPPAGRGGRRAFVSGKKKQNTMKATVIADHHGRTLWTDALRPGHMHDATAARNEGIAICFQHFPDVEVLLDDGYLGPSRDHRGQAITPPRKPRPGALPGRVEQWERDRHGHSSDRITVEHALADHKRWKQLTRWTHRRDRLPDTYRAIAGLVSDRSTTA, encoded by the coding sequence ATGGTCAATCGGGTGGTGCTGGCGCATCGGCTGTTCACGGGGATCTCTCGGCGTCATCTCGCGCGCCTGGTAGAGGAGTTGGCGGTGCCGTGGCAGGCAGGTGTCGAGGGCCGCCGTCATGCCGCGCGAGGCGGGGCCAGGAAGCGGGCTGCGGGAGCCGGCGCCCGCCACCAACTGGTCTTCGTCGACCGGCTGGTGGTTACGTTGATCCATCTGCGGCACGACCTGCCGCACTCGGTGCTGGGGCTGCTGTTCGGCGTTGACCGTTCCACCACTACCCGCGCGATCGGGGAGATGCGTCGGCTCCTGGCGGAGCGGGGATGCGCGGTCCCCGGCACCCCTGGCTTGCGTCTTCGGACGCTGCCGGATGTGTTCGCCTACGCCCAGGCCGAAGGCGTCGAGCTGCGGCTGGATGCCACCGAGATCCAGGTCCGGCGGCCGCCGGCCGGACGTGGTGGCCGGCGCGCGTTCGTCTCCGGGAAAAAGAAGCAGAACACGATGAAGGCCACCGTCATCGCCGACCACCACGGTCGCACCTTATGGACCGATGCACTCCGGCCTGGACATATGCACGATGCCACGGCCGCCCGCAACGAGGGCATCGCCATCTGCTTCCAGCACTTTCCCGACGTCGAGGTCCTCCTGGACGACGGCTACCTCGGCCCGAGCCGCGACCACCGCGGGCAAGCGATCACACCGCCCCGGAAACCGCGGCCGGGAGCACTGCCCGGCAGAGTCGAACAGTGGGAACGTGACCGCCACGGGCACTCATCCGACCGCATCACCGTCGAGCACGCCCTCGCCGACCACAAACGCTGGAAGCAACTGACACGCTGGACCCACCGACGCGACCGCCTCCCCGACACCTACCGGGCCATCGCCGGCCTCGTCTCCGACCGCAGCACCACAGCCTGA
- a CDS encoding lamin tail domain-containing protein translates to MSTSTTARRTAALVLAAGAMVGAAALPASAVGTHRAAPRSRVVLGEIQYDSPGRDNGSNRSLNGEWVEVTNTTRRAANLDGWTLSDSDGNRYRFDNLRLAGRSSVRVHTGVGNDTRTDVYQDRRSRIWSNRADTATPRNDRGRTVDSESWGRGNHR, encoded by the coding sequence ATGTCCACTTCCACAACCGCCCGCCGCACGGCAGCTCTGGTTCTCGCCGCGGGCGCCATGGTCGGGGCCGCGGCCCTGCCGGCGTCCGCGGTAGGCACGCACCGGGCGGCGCCGCGCTCCAGAGTGGTCCTCGGGGAGATCCAGTACGACAGTCCCGGCCGCGACAACGGGTCGAACCGCTCCCTGAACGGCGAGTGGGTCGAGGTCACCAACACCACCCGCCGCGCCGCCAACCTGGACGGCTGGACCTTGTCCGACAGTGACGGCAACCGCTACCGCTTCGACAACCTGCGCCTGGCCGGACGCTCCAGCGTCCGCGTCCACACCGGTGTCGGCAACGACACCCGCACCGATGTCTACCAGGACCGCCGTTCCCGCATCTGGTCCAACCGGGCCGACACCGCGACCCCGCGCAACGACCGCGGCCGTACCGTCGACTCCGAGTCCTGGGGCCGCGGCAACCACCGCTGA
- the glgX gene encoding glycogen debranching protein GlgX, whose protein sequence is MDVQSGRAYPLGAQYDGAGTNFALFSEVAENVELCLVDDDGAEHRIALPEVDGSVWHGYLPGVGPGQRYGYRVHGPFDPANGLRCNPAKLLLDPYAKAIDGQIDGDPSLCGHRLDDPGVPDDRDSLGHGMLGVVTDPSSFDWSGDLPPKRSYHESVIYETHVKGMTQLHPEVPDELRGTYAGMAHPAVITHLLDLGVTTVELMPVHQFTQDGFLVDRGLSNYWGYNTIGYFAPHNAYAATGTRGQQVDEFKAMVKALHAAGLEVILDVVYNHTAEGNEQGPTLSYRGIDNRSYYRLVDDDPSHYFDTTGTGNSLLMRHPHVLQMIMDSLRYWVTEMHVDGFRFDLASTLLRQFHEVDRLSAFLDIVQQDPVIGTVKLIAEPWDIGDDGYQVGNFPALWSEWNGKYRDNVRGFWRGDQGTLGEFAARITGSPDLYQHHSRRPRASINFVTAHDGFTLRDLVSYTERHNDANGEDGADGESNNHSFNCGTEGPTDDPGIQKLRLRQQRNILTTLLISQGVPMIAHGDETGRTQGGNNNVYCQDNETAWMHWDLNEDQRQLRDFTAHLLRLRGKHPLLRRRRFLHGPSDTIPAERADIAWLRPDAQLMNQEDLQRGDAHALAVFLGGDSDIERTERGAAPDDSFLLLFNAHHEPVEFHLPAAAFGEKWTTVVDTTEPLTAETGALAADTALTLPAHSLRILQTPRIT, encoded by the coding sequence ATGGATGTTCAAAGCGGTCGCGCCTACCCTCTGGGCGCCCAGTACGACGGCGCCGGCACCAACTTCGCTCTTTTCTCGGAAGTCGCGGAGAACGTGGAGCTGTGTCTGGTCGACGACGACGGGGCGGAGCACCGCATAGCGCTGCCCGAGGTCGACGGGTCGGTCTGGCACGGCTATCTGCCCGGTGTCGGCCCCGGCCAGCGGTACGGGTACCGGGTCCACGGGCCTTTCGACCCGGCGAACGGGCTGCGCTGCAACCCGGCCAAGCTTCTGCTGGACCCCTATGCCAAGGCCATCGACGGGCAGATCGACGGGGATCCTTCGCTGTGCGGCCACCGCCTCGACGATCCAGGCGTTCCCGACGACCGCGACTCGCTCGGGCACGGCATGCTGGGCGTGGTCACCGATCCCAGTTCGTTCGACTGGTCCGGCGACCTGCCGCCCAAGCGCTCGTATCACGAGTCGGTGATCTACGAGACTCACGTCAAGGGCATGACCCAACTGCATCCCGAAGTACCCGACGAACTGCGCGGTACGTACGCCGGCATGGCCCACCCCGCCGTCATCACGCACCTGCTCGACCTCGGGGTGACCACGGTCGAACTGATGCCGGTGCACCAGTTCACCCAGGACGGCTTCCTGGTCGACCGGGGCCTGTCGAACTACTGGGGCTACAACACCATCGGCTACTTCGCCCCGCACAACGCGTACGCCGCCACCGGCACGCGCGGCCAGCAGGTCGACGAGTTCAAGGCCATGGTCAAGGCCCTGCACGCGGCAGGCCTGGAGGTGATCCTGGACGTGGTCTACAACCACACCGCCGAGGGCAATGAACAGGGCCCGACCCTGTCCTACCGGGGCATCGACAACCGGTCGTACTACCGTCTGGTGGACGACGACCCGAGCCACTACTTCGACACCACCGGCACGGGCAACAGCCTGCTCATGCGGCACCCGCACGTCCTGCAAATGATCATGGACTCGTTGCGGTACTGGGTCACCGAAATGCACGTCGACGGCTTCCGCTTCGACCTCGCGTCCACCCTGCTCCGGCAGTTCCACGAAGTGGACCGGCTCTCGGCGTTCCTCGACATAGTGCAGCAGGACCCTGTCATTGGCACGGTCAAACTGATCGCCGAGCCCTGGGACATCGGCGACGACGGCTACCAGGTCGGCAACTTCCCCGCCCTGTGGAGCGAGTGGAACGGCAAGTACCGCGACAACGTGCGCGGCTTCTGGCGCGGAGACCAGGGCACGCTCGGCGAGTTCGCGGCCCGTATCACCGGCTCCCCGGACCTCTACCAGCACCACAGCCGCAGACCCCGGGCCAGCATCAACTTCGTCACCGCCCACGACGGATTCACGCTCCGCGACCTCGTCTCCTACACGGAACGGCACAACGACGCCAACGGTGAGGACGGGGCCGACGGGGAAAGCAACAACCACTCCTTCAACTGCGGCACCGAAGGACCGACCGACGACCCCGGCATTCAAAAACTGCGGCTGCGCCAGCAGCGCAACATCCTCACCACCCTGCTCATCTCGCAGGGCGTACCCATGATCGCCCACGGCGACGAGACCGGCCGCACCCAGGGCGGCAACAACAACGTCTACTGCCAGGACAACGAAACCGCCTGGATGCACTGGGACCTGAACGAAGATCAGCGGCAACTGCGCGACTTCACCGCCCACCTCCTGCGACTGCGCGGCAAGCACCCGCTTCTCCGCCGCCGCCGGTTCCTACACGGCCCCAGCGACACCATCCCCGCCGAACGCGCCGACATCGCCTGGCTGCGCCCGGACGCACAGCTCATGAACCAGGAGGACTTGCAGCGCGGCGACGCCCACGCGCTGGCCGTCTTCCTGGGCGGCGACAGCGACATCGAACGCACCGAACGCGGCGCCGCCCCCGACGACTCCTTCCTTCTGCTCTTCAACGCCCACCACGAACCCGTGGAATTCCATCTCCCCGCAGCGGCCTTCGGGGAGAAATGGACCACCGTCGTGGACACCACGGAACCCCTCACCGCGGAGACCGGCGCCCTGGCGGCGGATACCGCACTTACCCTCCCCGCCCACAGCCTGCGGATACTACAGACCCCCCGCATCACCTGA
- a CDS encoding RecQ family ATP-dependent DNA helicase — translation MVTASSRRLQRSAREVFGWERLRPEQLLAMEAVMERRDTLVVMPTGAGKSAVYQVPGLLMPGPTLVVSPLIALQRDQVQGLLARSGPDAAAVNSTQSGSQNAAVWDRISAGGVDFLFLAPEQLVKDEVIEQLAAARPALFVVDEAQCVSSWGHDFRPEYLRLGQVIDRLGRPPVLALTASAAAPVRADIVAQLGMRDVHEVVTGFDRPNIHLEVIPFRDAAVKKRAVIERAAAEPKPGLVYAATRREAEEYADELGALGLDVAAYHAGLPGAERGAVHDRFMAGSLDVVVATSAFGMGIDKPDVRFVLHASVPGSLDAYYQEIGRAGRDGEPSRAILAYRPQDLGMQRFFAAGRPDPDTVTQVASTLENHDGPVHPSDLRDETHLTASRLTAVVNLLEQVDAVRTTDDGDLEPTGDKTAARAARQAVELGDAQQQLERSRVDMMRGYAETTGCRRRFLLGYFGQIQDKTEGCGSCDRCEAAELAQQGGGGGPAVLSGTGGPLPEPRDSSPAGGQHPYQPGTLVRHKHWGEGSVMSEEDQRLTVLFETVGYRTLSLDVVRENGLLTVC, via the coding sequence ATGGTTACTGCGTCATCGCGGCGTCTGCAGCGCAGCGCGCGGGAGGTATTCGGCTGGGAGCGTTTGCGCCCGGAGCAGTTGCTTGCGATGGAAGCGGTGATGGAGCGGCGGGACACGCTGGTGGTGATGCCCACCGGCGCGGGCAAGTCGGCCGTCTACCAGGTTCCCGGTCTGCTGATGCCGGGTCCGACCCTCGTGGTGTCGCCCCTGATCGCCCTTCAGCGGGACCAGGTGCAGGGGCTGCTGGCCCGGTCGGGCCCGGACGCGGCCGCGGTGAACTCGACGCAGAGCGGCAGTCAGAACGCGGCGGTGTGGGACCGGATCAGTGCGGGCGGTGTCGACTTCCTCTTCTTGGCGCCGGAACAGCTGGTGAAGGACGAGGTGATAGAGCAGCTCGCGGCGGCGAGGCCGGCTCTGTTCGTGGTGGACGAGGCGCAGTGCGTGTCGTCCTGGGGCCATGACTTTCGTCCTGAATACCTGCGCCTGGGGCAGGTCATCGACAGGTTGGGGCGGCCTCCCGTACTCGCCTTGACCGCGAGTGCCGCCGCCCCTGTGCGGGCTGACATCGTCGCCCAGCTCGGCATGCGCGACGTGCACGAGGTCGTCACCGGTTTCGACCGTCCCAACATCCATCTGGAGGTCATCCCCTTCCGGGACGCCGCGGTCAAGAAGCGGGCGGTGATTGAACGGGCGGCGGCAGAGCCCAAGCCAGGCCTGGTCTACGCGGCGACGCGCCGGGAGGCCGAGGAGTACGCGGACGAACTCGGTGCGCTGGGGCTGGATGTGGCGGCGTACCACGCCGGGCTTCCCGGCGCCGAACGCGGCGCGGTGCACGACCGGTTCATGGCGGGCTCGCTCGACGTGGTCGTGGCGACCTCCGCCTTCGGGATGGGGATCGACAAGCCGGACGTGCGCTTCGTCCTCCATGCCTCCGTCCCCGGGTCCCTTGACGCCTATTACCAGGAGATCGGCCGGGCCGGACGTGACGGCGAGCCCTCGCGCGCGATCCTCGCCTACCGGCCGCAGGATCTCGGCATGCAGCGCTTCTTCGCGGCAGGCCGCCCGGACCCGGACACCGTCACCCAGGTGGCAAGCACCCTGGAGAACCACGACGGGCCCGTACACCCCAGCGATCTTCGGGACGAGACCCACCTGACAGCCAGCCGGCTGACCGCGGTCGTCAACCTCCTGGAACAGGTCGACGCCGTCCGCACCACCGACGACGGCGACCTGGAGCCGACCGGCGACAAGACCGCGGCTCGCGCCGCGCGGCAAGCTGTCGAACTCGGCGACGCCCAGCAGCAGCTGGAACGATCACGGGTGGACATGATGCGGGGCTACGCGGAGACCACCGGCTGCCGCCGCCGATTCCTGCTCGGCTACTTCGGCCAGATCCAGGACAAGACCGAAGGATGCGGATCCTGTGACCGGTGCGAGGCGGCCGAGCTGGCCCAGCAGGGGGGAGGCGGCGGCCCGGCGGTACTGTCCGGCACCGGAGGCCCGCTGCCCGAGCCCCGCGACTCTTCGCCGGCCGGCGGGCAGCACCCCTACCAGCCCGGCACCCTGGTCCGGCACAAGCACTGGGGGGAAGGCTCGGTGATGAGCGAGGAGGACCAACGTCTGACCGTGCTGTTCGAAACCGTCGGCTACCGCACGCTGTCCCTGGACGTCGTTCGCGAGAACGGCCTGCTCACCGTCTGCTGA
- a CDS encoding lipoate--protein ligase family protein, whose protein sequence is MHGEYKVPGGKLVVVDLDTADGVLRGVRVAGDFFLEPDEAIEAIDAALEGAPADTDAAALASRIDAALPAGTVMYGLTSEGVAVAVRRALARATDWTDYDWQVIHAAPESPALHMALDEVLTTEVAAGRRPPTLRIWEWGAPAVVIGSFQSLRNEVDPAGAERHGITVVRRISGGGAMFIEPGNTITYSLSVPEALVKGLSFADSYAYLDDWVLGALGDLGVKAWYQPLNDIATDAGKIAGAAQKRVVSGRGAVLHHVTMAYDIDADKMLDVLRIGREKLSDKGTRSAKKRVDPLRRQTGLSREAVIERMIASFRGRYGLTEGRVTEEEMARARELAATKFGSRAWTARVP, encoded by the coding sequence GTGCACGGTGAGTACAAGGTCCCCGGCGGCAAGCTGGTCGTCGTGGACCTGGACACGGCGGACGGGGTGCTGCGCGGGGTCCGGGTCGCCGGGGACTTCTTCCTGGAGCCCGACGAGGCCATCGAGGCGATCGACGCCGCGCTGGAGGGCGCGCCCGCCGACACGGACGCCGCCGCCCTCGCGTCCCGGATCGACGCGGCGCTGCCCGCCGGGACGGTGATGTACGGCCTGACGTCGGAGGGAGTCGCCGTCGCCGTACGCCGTGCCCTGGCGCGGGCCACCGACTGGACGGACTACGACTGGCAGGTCATCCACGCGGCCCCGGAGTCCCCGGCTCTCCACATGGCGCTGGACGAGGTCCTGACCACCGAGGTCGCGGCGGGCCGCCGCCCGCCGACGCTCCGGATCTGGGAGTGGGGCGCGCCCGCCGTGGTGATCGGCAGCTTCCAGTCGCTGCGCAACGAGGTGGACCCGGCCGGCGCGGAGCGCCACGGCATCACGGTGGTCCGCCGGATCTCGGGCGGCGGCGCCATGTTCATCGAGCCGGGCAACACGATCACGTACTCGCTCTCCGTGCCGGAGGCGCTGGTCAAGGGGCTGAGCTTCGCCGACAGTTACGCGTATCTGGACGACTGGGTGCTCGGCGCGCTCGGCGACCTGGGCGTGAAGGCGTGGTACCAGCCGCTGAACGACATCGCGACGGACGCGGGCAAGATCGCGGGCGCGGCGCAGAAGCGGGTCGTGAGCGGGCGGGGTGCCGTACTGCACCACGTGACCATGGCGTACGACATCGACGCCGACAAGATGCTCGACGTGCTGCGGATCGGCCGCGAGAAGCTCTCCGACAAGGGGACGCGCAGCGCGAAGAAGCGGGTGGACCCGCTGCGGCGGCAGACCGGTCTGTCGCGGGAGGCCGTGATCGAGCGGATGATCGCGTCCTTCCGGGGGCGGTACGGCCTGACGGAGGGCCGGGTCACCGAGGAGGAGATGGCGCGGGCGCGCGAACTCGCCGCGACGAAGTTCGGCAGCCGGGCGTGGACGGCGCGGGTGCCGTAA
- a CDS encoding NCS1 family nucleobase:cation symporter-1: protein MTAITDTGDTGRDEGGRAELAPGATPGDSRFVNDDLLPVPVARRTWTTYNFAALWIGMAHNIPSWLLASGLVTLGMDWKQAVLTIALANLIVLFPMLLTGHAGPKYGIPFPVLARASFGLRGANLPALIRAAVACAWFGIQTWIGGQGIFVLLGKIFGGWAEASRVGGQPWTLWVCFVLFWALELAIIYRGMDTLRRFENWAAPFVIVGALVLFLWITVKAGGLGPLLDQPSKLGWGADFWPVFFPSLMGMIAFWSTLSLNIPDFTRFGAGQRAQIWGQTLGLPTTMTVFALLSVFVTSGSQAVYGAAVWDPVALAAKTDNVFGLLFALVTVLIATISVNIAANVVSPAYDLANLAPKLINFRTGALITGVVGVVIMPWKLTETPELYIFTWLGLVGGLLGTVAGILIADYWVVRRTVLDLADLYRPGGRYWYTNGWNFKAVWAFLVGGLLAVGGSHSAEGQGPFPEDGLIPFLKPLADYGWAVGLAASLVLYVALMLPERRAVAAGS, encoded by the coding sequence ATGACCGCGATAACCGACACCGGAGACACCGGGAGAGACGAGGGCGGCCGGGCCGAGCTCGCACCCGGCGCGACCCCCGGCGACAGCCGCTTCGTCAACGACGACCTCCTGCCGGTGCCGGTCGCCCGCCGCACCTGGACCACGTACAACTTCGCGGCGCTGTGGATCGGCATGGCGCACAACATCCCGTCCTGGCTGCTGGCTTCGGGTCTTGTCACGCTCGGCATGGACTGGAAGCAGGCGGTCCTCACGATCGCCCTCGCCAACCTGATCGTGCTCTTCCCGATGCTGCTGACCGGCCACGCGGGACCCAAGTACGGCATCCCCTTTCCCGTACTCGCCCGTGCCTCCTTCGGCCTGCGCGGCGCCAACCTGCCCGCGCTGATCCGGGCGGCCGTCGCCTGCGCCTGGTTCGGTATCCAGACCTGGATCGGCGGCCAGGGCATCTTCGTCCTGCTCGGCAAGATCTTCGGCGGCTGGGCGGAGGCGTCGCGGGTCGGTGGCCAGCCCTGGACGCTGTGGGTCTGCTTCGTCCTCTTCTGGGCGCTCGAACTCGCCATCATTTACCGGGGGATGGACACCCTGCGGCGCTTCGAGAACTGGGCCGCGCCGTTTGTCATCGTCGGCGCGCTCGTGCTGTTCCTCTGGATCACCGTCAAGGCCGGCGGCCTCGGCCCGCTGCTCGACCAGCCGTCGAAGCTCGGCTGGGGCGCGGACTTCTGGCCGGTCTTCTTCCCCTCCCTCATGGGGATGATCGCCTTCTGGTCCACCCTGTCGCTCAACATCCCGGACTTCACCCGCTTCGGCGCCGGACAGCGCGCGCAGATCTGGGGACAGACACTCGGACTGCCCACCACCATGACGGTCTTCGCGCTGCTGTCGGTCTTCGTCACCTCCGGCTCGCAGGCGGTGTACGGAGCGGCCGTCTGGGACCCGGTCGCCCTCGCCGCCAAGACCGACAACGTCTTCGGGCTGCTCTTCGCGCTGGTGACCGTACTGATCGCGACGATCTCCGTGAACATCGCGGCGAACGTCGTCTCGCCTGCCTACGACCTCGCCAACCTGGCGCCGAAGCTCATCAACTTCCGTACGGGCGCGCTGATCACAGGGGTGGTCGGGGTGGTCATCATGCCGTGGAAGCTCACCGAGACGCCCGAGCTGTACATCTTCACCTGGCTCGGTCTGGTCGGCGGTCTGCTCGGTACGGTCGCGGGCATCCTGATCGCCGACTACTGGGTCGTCCGGCGGACCGTCCTCGACCTGGCCGACCTCTACCGGCCCGGCGGCCGTTACTGGTACACCAACGGCTGGAATTTCAAAGCCGTATGGGCGTTCCTGGTCGGCGGGCTGCTGGCGGTGGGCGGGTCCCATTCGGCGGAGGGCCAGGGGCCGTTCCCCGAGGACGGCCTGATCCCCTTCCTCAAACCGCTCGCCGACTACGGCTGGGCGGTGGGCCTCGCCGCCTCGCTGGTGCTCTACGTCGCCCTGATGCTGCCCGAACGGCGGGCGGTGGCCGCCGGATCCTGA
- a CDS encoding TIGR03842 family LLM class F420-dependent oxidoreductase, whose translation MDFGLVLQTDPPASGVVGLMRRAERNGFRYGWTFDSAVLWQEPFVIYSRILEHTTSLIVGPMVTNPGTRTWEVTASTFATLNEMYGNRTVCGIGRGDSAMRVAGRKPNTLARVGEAMEVIRDLAEGREAVVDGQSLRLPWVRDGKLPVWMAAYGPKALALAGQKADGFILQLADPYLTESMIKAVRTAASDAGRDPYSITICVAAPAYVGDDLAHARDQSRWFGGMVGNHVADLVARYGEHSGLVPDALTDYIKQREGYDYSHHGRTDNTSADFVTDEIVDRFCLLGPVEAHIEKLEALRALGVDQFALYNMHDAKEATIDAYGAEIIPHFQD comes from the coding sequence ATGGACTTCGGACTCGTCCTCCAGACCGACCCGCCGGCCTCAGGGGTCGTCGGGCTCATGCGGCGCGCGGAACGCAACGGGTTCCGCTACGGCTGGACCTTCGACTCGGCGGTCCTCTGGCAGGAGCCGTTTGTCATCTACAGCCGCATCCTGGAGCACACCACCAGCCTGATCGTGGGCCCCATGGTCACCAACCCGGGCACCAGGACGTGGGAGGTGACCGCCTCCACCTTCGCCACCCTCAACGAGATGTACGGCAACCGCACGGTCTGCGGCATCGGGCGGGGCGACTCGGCGATGCGGGTGGCAGGCCGCAAGCCCAACACCCTGGCCCGGGTGGGCGAGGCGATGGAGGTCATCCGCGACCTCGCGGAGGGCCGCGAGGCGGTCGTCGACGGCCAGAGCCTGCGGCTGCCGTGGGTACGGGACGGGAAACTGCCGGTCTGGATGGCCGCGTACGGGCCCAAGGCCCTGGCCCTCGCCGGGCAGAAGGCCGACGGTTTCATCCTCCAGCTCGCGGACCCGTACCTCACCGAGTCGATGATCAAGGCGGTCCGTACCGCCGCCTCGGACGCCGGGCGGGACCCGTACTCGATCACGATCTGCGTGGCGGCGCCCGCGTACGTCGGTGACGACCTCGCCCACGCCCGCGACCAGTCGCGGTGGTTCGGCGGGATGGTCGGCAACCACGTCGCGGACCTGGTGGCGCGCTACGGCGAGCACTCCGGGCTGGTGCCCGACGCGCTGACCGACTACATCAAGCAGCGCGAGGGGTACGACTACAGCCACCACGGGCGTACGGACAACACGTCGGCGGACTTCGTGACCGACGAGATCGTGGACCGGTTCTGCCTGCTCGGTCCCGTCGAGGCACACATCGAGAAGCTGGAGGCGCTGCGGGCCCTGGGCGTCGACCAGTTCGCGCTCTACAACATGCACGACGCGAAGGAAGCGACGATCGACGCGTACGGCGCCGAGATCATCCCGCACTTCCAGGACTGA